The following proteins are encoded in a genomic region of Magallana gigas chromosome 1, xbMagGiga1.1, whole genome shotgun sequence:
- the LOC136275435 gene encoding uncharacterized protein → MKEMATDSKESYHLQRDRLINLAKEYCGVQEELLAFLERSNTKESEREKASQNVVTDLLMDKVSEFVRGLDSEMSSFVMSPKPVTMRSSNPVQVKTPKPIQVKAEPQDSPKPAEHDDRKSIRSRRSAGSHRSAASSISLAQQRLEAEETKAKLQYARKEAKLRKEQASIQVDLEVLDAERDAAVAEAKLRALESMEPDYISVSSESVAEPVVEVEDPIERARNFVEGISLQPVETTLKEPLTEMLNEESHKATEKLHSESVNPVTRKSTPVPKGLESSKNTVFDISSFLLKKELMINKLVNFDDKPENFVPWKTSFKSVIQEASVSPSEELDLLIRWLGPSSKEHAKSIRAASIGNPTQGCETLWTRLEERYGSPELIETAIKTKLANFHRLGANEPRRLYELSDILSETLALKENPKYNQQFSYFDSSVGVLPIVQKLTSGLQNKWTSKASKYKQTHGVTYPPFTIFCEFVKEMSTMMNDPGLQVTQAFVKETPRYNQQNFKPAKSVNVKKTDFKDSGRDFKTTGKRCPIHDAEHTLNECRAFRKKSVRDRKLFLREHNLCYRCCGSDTHTFKTCRAGIRCEECESSQHPTALHPPENQRQNGGEGANILSKCTAVCGEQFTGRSCAKAVLVDVYPKGTPSQRLRIYALIDDQSNTTLARSELFDFMKVPHSKTHFFTLTSCAGRIQTSGRRISGLMVATTDGSVVMELPTITECNEIPNEKHEIPTLDVVKHHPHLQDLPLAPMNPQAEILLLIGRDLLEAHYVLSQRLGPKNSPFALQLKLGWVVIGDVCINKSHKPSTINVLKTNIVTCERQSIFQPCPNSFHLKEDIASCGDDVGFHIFERNRDDDEVGISVEDRQFLRIMDNEFVKDEDGRWKAPLPFKLRRPQLGNNRSQALKRALMLDRDLKRNPIKREHMITFMKSITESDALEIAPPVPPGKECWFLPLFGVYHPRKPDKIRGVFDSSVSYEGLSLNSVLLSGPNLTNDLLGILLRFRMDKVAIMADIQQMFYSFLVSEEDRDFLRFFWYKNNDSDEELIEYRMKVHVFGNTPSPAVATNGLRKTVENEDSDVRNYVMKNFYVDDGLISLPSSAEAIRLLKKTQVALNNARIRLHKIVSNDVEVMEAFPSEDLEKNLMSLDIGSDDLPVQHSLGLSWDINSDSFTYSTRILEKPFTKRGLLSVVNSLFDPLGFIAPIVIHGRILYREVGECNSSWDDPLPSDREEEWTRWKDSLSSLEDLHIPRMYTQLSLSRTHMREIHIFSDASEKAISAVVYLRTISNSGDVHVGFVIGKSKIAPLQTTTIPRLELCAAVLGTELAQTVFKHLDIDPDAATYYTDSKVVLGYLNNQTRRFYNYVSNRVAVIHRRSKPLQWKFVPTAQNPADIGTRCLTSVEELAESDWLRGPLLLRSPHSKEEVLTFPLVSPEEDNNVRPEVKVKKTEINTPFVARFENFSTWKSLVRAVYNLKKICRLKRGAADSAAFDVEVMQEAEHFILQEVQAFFYKEEIRSLKDGKPVPPSSCIVTLNPFMDKRGTVRVGGRLNQSNLPVDEKNPIIIPGKSHVARILVSHFHSKVYHQGRLISEGAVRSGGFWITGCKTLVNSVIHKCVTCRKLRGKLEHQRMSDLPADRLMPGPPFSAVGVDVFGPWTVAARKTRGGLSHNKRWAVLFTCLTSRAIHIEVIEEMSSSSFINALRRFVSLRGPVKEMRSDRGTNFLGALDAIQADAVYTEKRPIKDYLRNNRITWTFNPPHASHRGGSWERMIGISRKILDAMLLNPNAKQLSHEVLCTFMCEVCAIVNSRPICSLSCDPDSPYVISPSMLLTQKGFTDIPPQICGDIKEIYKAQWKHVQHLSDTFWKRWKDGYLQNLQARRKWCEERPDVKEGDVVLLRDKELHRGQWPMGLIVRTFESGNDQKVRTVEVRVIKDGKDTTYIRPITELVLLID, encoded by the coding sequence ATGAAAGAAATGGCTACAGACTCTAAGGAATCTTACCATCTCCAACGAGATAGACTGATCAACCTCGCTAAAGAGTACTGCGGAGTTCAGGAAGAATTGTTGGCCTTTCTGGAACGCTCTAATACAAaggagagtgagagagagaaagcaTCACAGAACGTAGTGACAGACTTACTCATGGACAAAGTTAGTGAGTTTGTGCGCGGGCTAGACTCAGAAATGTCGTCCTTTGTGATGAGTCCCAAGCCTGTGACAATGAGGAGCTCCAATCCTGTCCAAGTGAAGACTCCGAAGCCTATACAGGTAAAGGCGGAGCCTCAGGATTCCCCAAAGCCTGCGGAACATGATGACAGAAAGTCTATTCGATCAAGGAGAAGCGCTGGGTCTCATCGATCTGCTGCCTCTTCCATCTCCTTGGCGCAGCAGCGTCTTGAAGCGGAGGAGACCAAGGCTAAACTGCAGTACGCACGGAAGGAAGCCAAACTACGTAAAGAGCAGGCATCTATTCAAGTGGACCTGGAAGTCCTTGACGCCGAAAGAGATGCTGCTGTGGCAGAAGCAAAGCTACGTGCTCTTGAGAGCATGGAACCGGACTACATATCTGTTTCCTCCGAATCAGTGGCCGAACCTGTCGTAGAAGTCGAGGATCCGATTGAACGGGCAAGAAACTTTGTCGAAGGGATTAGTCTACAGCCAGTAGAGACAACCTTAAAGGAACCTCTGACAGAAATGTTGAACGAGGAATCCCACAAAGCAACAGAGAAACTTCACAGCGAGTCAGTCAACCCAGTTACGAGAAAATCTACACCTGTTCCCAAGGGATTGGAATCATCCAAGAACACTGTGTTTGATATTTCAAGCTTTCTACTTAAGAAAGAACTCATGATCAATAAGCTGGTCAATTTTGACGATAAACCTGAGAACTTTGTACCCTGGAAGACCAGTTTTAAGTCAGTTATTCAGGAGGCATCAGTTTCGCCCTCAGAAGAACTCGATCTCCTCATCAGATGGTTGGGCCCTAGCTCTAAGGAACACGCTAAAAGCATCCGAGCAGCATCAATAGGAAATCCTACACAAGGCTGTGAGACCTTATGGACTAGACTGGAGGAAAGATACGGCTCACCTGAACTGATCGAAACAGCAATTAAGACCAAGCTTGCGAATTTCCACCGACTCGGTGCGAACGAACCAAGACGGTTGTATGAACTTTCAGATATTTTGAGCGAAACACTGGCGTTAAAGGAAAATCCAAAATACAATCAACAATTCAGTTATTTTGACTCATCAGTAGGAGTGCTTCCCATTGTTCAGAAGTTAACATCTGGTTTGCAGAATAAGTGGACTTCTAAAGCCTCGAAGTACAAACAGACTCATGGAGTTACTTACCCTCCATTTACTATATTCTGTGAATTTGTGAAGGAAATGTCAACCATGATGAATGACCCTGGCTTACAAGTGACTCAGGCTTTTGTCAAAGAGACACCAAGATACAACCAGCAGAACTTCAAACCTGCAAAATCAGTGAATGTCAAGAAGACTGATTTTAAAGACTCCGGAAGAGACTTTAAGACCACAGGGAAGAGATGCCCTATCCACGATGCTGAGCATACCTTGAATGAGTGCAGGGCTTTCAGGAAGAAATCCGTTCGTGACCGGAAATTATTCCTCAGAGAACATAACTTGTGTTACAGATGTTGCGGATCAGACACGCATACGTTCAAGACCTGCCGCGCAGGTATAAGATGCGAGGAATGTGAAAGTTCACAGCACCCTACAGCTCTTCATCCACCTGAAAACCAGAGACAGAATGGCGGGGAGGGAGCAAACATCCTCTCTAAGTGCACGGCGGTGTGTGGTGAACAGTTTACTGGACGTTCGTGTGCAAAGGCTGTACTTGTGGATGTATATCCGAAAGGAACCCCTTCACAACGTTTACGCATCTATGCTCTGATTGATGACCAGAGCAACACAACACTCGCAAGATCAGAACTGTTTGACTTTATGAAAGTGCCTCACTCAAAGACACATTTCTTCACACTTACCTCATGTGCGGGCCGCATACAGACGAGTGGTCGTAGAATATCAGGTCTGATGGTAGCAACGACTGATGGTTCTGTTGTGATGGAACTGCCTACCATTACAGAATGTAATGAAATTCCCAATGAGAAACATGAAATACCGACCCTTGATGTAGTGAAACATCACCCACATCTTCAAGACCTACCTTTAGCTCCTATGAATCCACAAGCGGAAATTCTACTACTCATAGGACGTGACCTACTGGAGGCCCATTATGTGCTGTCTCAGAGACTTGGACCTAAGAACTCACCCTTTGCGTTGCAGCTGAAACTAGGTTGGGTCGTCATTGGAGATGTATGTATCAACAAGTCGCATAAACCATCGACTATCAATGTGCTCAAGACTAACATAGTTACCTGTGAACGTCAGTCGATTTTTCAACCCTGTCCTAACAGTTTCCATCTAAAGGAGGACATCGCATCCTGTGGAGACGATGTTGGGTTCCACATTTTCGAGCGGAACAGGGATGATGACGAAGTTGGGATCTCTGTCGAAGATCGCCAATTCCTCAGGATTATGGACAATGAGTTTGTGAAAGATGAAGACGGGAGATGGAAAGCTCCACTCCCTTTTAAGCTTCGTAGACCGCAGTTAGGGAACAACAGAAGTCAAGCGTTAAAGCGTGCGCTGATGCTAGACAGGGATTTGAAGCGGAACCCTATAAAGAGGGAGCACATGATCACGTTTATGAAATCAATCACGGAAAGTGACGCTTTAGAGATTGCACCACCTGTTCCTCCAGGAAAAGAATGCTGGTTTTTACCTCTTTTTGGAGTGTATCATCCACGAAAACCAGACAAAATACGTGGAGTTTTCGACTCATCAGTGAGTTATGAAGGTCTCTCTCTCAATAGTGTCTTACTGTCAGGACCTAATCTAACGAATGACTTGCTTGGTATACTGTTACGTTTCCGTATGGACAAAGTAGCCATCATGGCGGACATCCAGCAGATGTTTTACTCATTCCTTGTTAGTGAAGAGGACAGAGACTTTTTGAGGTTCTTCTGGTACAAGAATAACGACTCGGATGAAGAACTTATTGAGTACCGAATGAAGGTTCACGTGTTTGGGAACACACCTTCACCGGCAGTGGCCACTAATGGTCTACGGAAAACAGTAGAGAACGAAGATAGTGATGTAAGGAATTACGTGATGAAGAACTTTTATGTGGATGATGGTCTTATCTCCTTGCCCTCTAGTGCAGAAGCCATTAGATTGCTAAAGAAGACTCAGGTTGCGTTGAACAATGCAAGAATCAGACTCCATAAGATTGTGTCAAACGATGTGGAAGTCATGGAAGCTTTTCCATCTGAGGACTTGGAAAAGAACTTAATGTCACTGGACATTGGATCTGATGATTTGCCTGTCCAGCACAGTCTAGGCCTGTCATGGGACATTAACTCGGACAGCTTCACATACAGCACACGCATTCTAGAGAAACCCTTCACAAAGAGAGGACTTCTTTCTGTTGTTAACAGCTTGTTCGACCCTTTGGGTTTTATTGCACCCATAGTGATACATGGCAGAATTCTGTATAGAGAAGTGGGTGAGTGCAACAGTAGTTGGGATGATCCTTTACCTAGTGACCGAGAGGAAGAGTGGACAAGATGGAAGGACTCCCTCAGCTCTCTAGAAGACTTGCACATTCCAAGAATGTATACGCAGCTTTCCTTAAGCCGTACTCACATGAGGGAAATACATATATTCTCGGACGCTTCTGAGAAAGCGATCTCAGCAGTGGTGTACCTGCGTACAATCAGCAACTCTGGTGATGTCCACGTTGGATTCGTCATTGGGAAATCTAAGATAGCCCCACTTCAGACAACAACTATCCCGCGTCTTGAACTTTGTGCAGCAGTCTTGGGCACAGAGTTGGCTCAGACAGTGTTCAAACACTTGGATATCGACCCAGATGCAGCGACGTACTACACAGATAGTAAGGTAGTACTAGGTTACCTGAACAACCAAACTCGCAGATTTTATAACTATGTCTCGAACCGAGTGGCTGTCATCCACAGACGCTCTAAGCCTTTACAGTGGAAATTTGTACCAACGGCGCAGAATCCAGCAGACATAGGGACTAGATGTTTGACATCGGTAGAAGAGCTAGCAGAGAGTGACTGGCTTAGAGGACCACTTTTACTCAGATCTCCTCATAGTAAAGAAGAAGTTCTTACCTTTCCTTTGGTCTCTCCTGAAGAAGACAATAATGTACGTCCAGAagtaaaagtaaagaaaactgaaataaaCACACCATTTGTGGCAagatttgaaaacttttcaacTTGGAAAAGTTTGGTGCGTGCTGTTTATAACCTGAAGAAGATTTGCCGATTGAAAAGAGGAGCTGCAGATTCAGCAGCATTCGATGTTGAGGTCATGCAAGAAGCTGAGCATTTCATCCTGCAGGAAGTACAAGCTTTCTTTTATAAGGAAGAGATCAGATCTTTGAAAGACGGTAAACCTGTACCCCCTTCAAGCTGCATTGTGACTTTGAACCCATTTATGGACAAACGGGGCACGGTACGTGTTGGCGGACGTCTCAACCAATCTAACCTTCCTGTTGATGAAAAGAACCCAATAATCATCCCTGGAAAATCTCATGTTGCAAGAATTCTTGTGTCCCATTTCCACAGCAAAGTTTATCACCAAGGAAGACTTATCTCAGAAGGTGCAGTGAGGTCCGGTGGGTTCTGGATCACTGGCTGTAAGACACTTGTGAACTCAGTTATACACAAGTGCGTTACCTGCAGGAAACTCCGAGGAAAACTGGAACACCAGCGCATGAGTGACTTACCTGCAGACAGACTGATGCCTGGTCCTCCTTTCTCAGCAGTAGGTGTCGACGTGTTTGGCCCGTGGACTGTAGCCGCGCGCAAGACCAGAGGAGGATTATCTCACAACAAAAGATGGGCGGTACTTTTTACATGTCTGACTTCAAGGGCCATTCACATAGAAGTCATAGAAGAGATGAGCTCTTCATCATTCATAAATGCACTGCGACGTTTTGTGTCTCTACGTGGCCCAGTGAAGGAGATGCGTTCGGACCGAGGGACCAACTTCTTAGGCGCCCTGGACGCGATTCAAGCGGATGCCGTTTATACAGAGAAACGACCTATTAAAGATTACCTTCGCAACAACAGGATAACATGGACCTTTAATCCACCCCATGCATCACACAGAGGAGGATCATGGGAGAGGATGATTGGGATCTCTCGCAAGATACTAGACGCCATGTTGTTGAACCCAAATGCGAAACAGTTGTCCCATGAAGTCTTGTGCACATTCATGTGTGAAGTGTGTGCAATCGTGAACTCCCGTCCTATTTGTTCACTGTCATGTGATCCTGACAGTCCTTATGTCATCAGTCCGTCAATGCTACTTACCCAGAAAGGTTTCACAGACATTCCTCCACAGATTTGTGGTGACATAAAGGAAATCTACAAAGCTCAGTGGAAACATGTACAACACCTTTCCGATACCTTTTGGAAGCGTTGGAAGGATGGATACTTACAGAATCTCCAAGCAAGAAGGAAATGGTGTGAGGAACGTCCTGACGTGAAGGAAGGTGACGTGGTCCTATTACGTGACAAGGAGTTGCACCGTGGACAGTGGCCGATGGGTTTGATTGTGAGGACTTTCGAAAGTGGCAACGATCAGAAAGTGAGAACAGTTGAAGTTCGGGTGATCAAAGACGGCAAGGACACAACCTACATTCGACCAATAACGGAATTGGTGCTACTGATTGACTAA